From the genome of Deltaproteobacteria bacterium, one region includes:
- a CDS encoding DUF3014 domain-containing protein — protein sequence MENKRALWIPIAVLAVAVAAVAVWFLRRKPEAPVPVAQAPSAVQKPADAPLPPPEKSDVQVRKDLGALSSRPEWAQWLGVSDLLDRFVVIVDNVAEDVNPRKQLDFVKVTPLQSEKLDTSRYDRIADVLASIDAKGAAQVVRDLHPLLESAYHKLGYPDRSFDQVATKALKRIIDTPVFDKPPRLVPKGANFAYADDKLEALGPVEKLLLRMGSRNTRLIQGKARELAAALDLRVASQKVR from the coding sequence ATGGAGAACAAGCGCGCGCTATGGATTCCGATCGCCGTGCTCGCGGTGGCCGTCGCGGCGGTCGCCGTATGGTTCTTGCGGAGGAAGCCGGAGGCTCCCGTCCCGGTTGCTCAGGCGCCTTCCGCGGTGCAAAAGCCAGCCGACGCCCCGCTTCCGCCGCCGGAGAAGAGCGACGTCCAGGTGCGCAAGGACCTGGGCGCGCTCTCGTCGCGGCCGGAGTGGGCCCAGTGGCTCGGCGTCTCCGATCTGCTCGACCGCTTCGTCGTGATCGTCGACAACGTGGCCGAGGACGTGAACCCGCGCAAGCAGCTCGACTTCGTGAAGGTGACGCCGCTCCAGTCCGAGAAGCTGGATACGTCGCGGTACGACCGGATCGCGGACGTGCTCGCTTCCATCGACGCCAAAGGCGCTGCGCAGGTGGTGCGGGATCTCCACCCGCTGCTCGAGAGCGCGTACCACAAGCTCGGGTATCCGGACCGCAGCTTCGATCAGGTAGCGACGAAGGCGCTGAAGCGCATCATCGACACGCCGGTGTTCGACAAGCCGCCGCGGCTGGTGCCGAAGGGAGCGAACTTTGCGTACGCCGACGACAAGCTGGAAGCGCTGGGGCCGGTGGAGAAGCTCCTGCTGAGGATGGGATCGCGGAATACGCGGCTCATCCAGGGGAAGGCGCGCGAGCTCGCCGCCGCCCTCGACCTCCGCGTCGCCAGTCAGAAGGTCCGGTAG
- a CDS encoding MFS transporter, with protein sequence MIGRLRWLYFLHYAGVGTFLSYFAPYLRGLGFSGEQIGAVTFAQQAVAAPAALIWGGIADRLGAPARALSVCTAGMLFAICGLPFARTPAQVGVVLVLSAMFSGAVVPLLDSTTVEAVRRLEGHSYARTRLWGSIGFVVTAQGLGLLLAMRGDRPADRAMPFAYLACVGGYALLAQTLPPVEAHPDRPRWRDASVLLRNPRLLFVLAVCAIHWAACAPYHLLFGVLVRDLGLSSSVTGAGLAVGVLAEVFALLAFPPLLRRLSLRILFGVAFAGTAVRWALVAHARSAPELVALQLLHALSFGLFWGCAVEAMQRIVPARLRATGQAVFSAVVFGAGNAAGYALSGAGYDRFHSAAPLYTYAAAVELLPLLLLLLPLSPEESSA encoded by the coding sequence CGCGGTCACGTTCGCGCAGCAAGCCGTGGCGGCTCCGGCCGCGCTGATCTGGGGTGGAATCGCCGACCGGCTCGGCGCGCCGGCGCGTGCGCTCTCGGTGTGCACCGCCGGCATGCTGTTCGCCATCTGTGGACTGCCGTTCGCGCGCACGCCGGCGCAGGTGGGCGTCGTGCTGGTGCTCTCCGCGATGTTCTCTGGCGCGGTCGTTCCGCTTCTCGATTCCACGACCGTCGAGGCGGTGCGGCGTCTCGAGGGCCACAGCTACGCGCGGACTCGCCTGTGGGGATCGATCGGGTTCGTGGTGACTGCGCAGGGCCTCGGCCTGCTGCTCGCGATGCGCGGCGACCGGCCCGCCGATCGCGCGATGCCGTTCGCATATCTCGCTTGCGTCGGGGGATATGCCCTTCTCGCGCAGACGCTTCCGCCGGTCGAGGCGCATCCGGACCGGCCCCGCTGGCGCGACGCGTCAGTGCTGCTGCGCAATCCGCGGCTGCTGTTCGTGCTGGCGGTATGCGCAATCCATTGGGCGGCGTGTGCTCCGTATCATCTATTGTTCGGGGTGCTGGTGCGGGACCTCGGCCTGTCCTCCAGCGTGACCGGCGCTGGACTGGCGGTCGGCGTGCTCGCCGAGGTGTTCGCGCTGCTCGCCTTTCCGCCGCTTCTCCGCCGCCTGTCGCTGCGCATCCTCTTTGGCGTCGCTTTCGCCGGCACCGCGGTTCGCTGGGCGCTCGTCGCGCATGCCCGGAGCGCCCCCGAACTGGTGGCGCTTCAGCTCCTGCACGCGCTGAGCTTCGGTCTCTTCTGGGGCTGCGCCGTGGAGGCGATGCAACGGATCGTGCCGGCGCGCCTGCGCGCAACGGGGCAAGCGGTCTTCTCCGCCGTCGTCTTCGGCGCCGGCAACGCCGCCGGATACGCGCTCTCGGGCGCAGGCTACGATCGTTTCCACAGCGCCGCCCCGCTCTACACTTACGCAGCCGCGGTGGAGCTGCTGCCGCTGCTTCTCCTGCTCCTCCCCCTTTCTCCCGAGGAATCGAGTGCATAG